From the Streptobacillus felis genome, one window contains:
- a CDS encoding O-methyltransferase has product MIQNFENSSIYARELFKLDEKKKNLEKIALENNIPIITREVLKYMLFLAKNINAKNILEIGTATGFSSIFLAEISKENNGKLTTIEIDEERYIEANKNFVNFNLTKYIESINDDALNILPNLNKEFDFIFIDASKSKYELFFDYSFKLLKNGGIIFIDNLMFRGYVAENEAPKRYKTLVKNLKHFINNLNEKYNFTLLPFGDGVGVVIK; this is encoded by the coding sequence ATGATACAAAATTTTGAAAATTCTAGTATTTATGCTAGAGAATTGTTTAAACTTGATGAGAAAAAGAAAAATTTAGAAAAAATTGCTCTTGAAAATAATATACCAATTATTACAAGAGAAGTATTAAAATATATGCTTTTTTTAGCAAAAAATATTAATGCAAAGAATATATTAGAAATTGGAACTGCAACTGGGTTTTCTAGTATTTTTTTAGCTGAAATTTCTAAAGAAAATAATGGAAAGTTAACTACAATAGAAATTGATGAGGAAAGATATATAGAAGCTAATAAAAATTTTGTAAACTTCAATCTAACTAAATATATTGAAAGTATTAATGATGATGCATTAAATATTTTACCAAATTTAAACAAGGAATTTGATTTTATTTTTATAGATGCATCTAAAAGTAAATATGAGTTATTCTTTGATTATTCATTTAAGTTATTAAAAAATGGTGGAATAATATTCATAGATAATTTAATGTTTAGAGGATATGTAGCTGAAAATGAAGCACCAAAAAGATATAAGACTTTGGTAAAAAATCTTAAACACTTTATAAATAATTTAAATGAAAAATATAATTTTACGTTATTGCCTTTTGGTGATGGTGTAGGTGTAGTAATAAAATAA
- a CDS encoding glycoside hydrolase family 10 protein translates to MKKLLMGIAFVSFLISCSSVVEKVDIYKDYQPKYELGEKKNVEEEIKITSKTTNEEILNSEKLSTVIFNRENRKINKNLKGVWAASVINLDFPKTTSAEDQKREIDEMMDNIKKWGLNAVFFHVRPSADALYESEFEPWSIYLTGVQNKYPGYDPLEYAVNSAHKRGIELHAWINPYRASMTTDLTQLSDKSIVKRKPEWIFEYEGKYYMNPGNPEVVNYVSNAIEEIVEKYDIDGLHLDDYFYPYPSATAKMGDNVDQKEFDTYGKGYNTRGEWRRDNVNNMIKNLSVSVHKIKPNLSFGVSPFGIWRNIDNDMRGSKTKGLQSYDSLYADSLKWMKEGWVDYIAPQIYWNIGFEKADYEELVKWWAEKSKETNTPLYVGHGIYKYLENNPWKDPNEVEKQLKFNENFDAVNGSIFFRYGTLLENPSNILKQIEDNLK, encoded by the coding sequence ATGAAAAAATTATTAATGGGTATAGCTTTTGTAAGCTTTTTAATTTCTTGTTCTTCAGTAGTAGAGAAGGTAGATATATATAAAGATTATCAACCTAAATATGAATTAGGTGAAAAGAAAAATGTAGAAGAAGAAATTAAAATAACATCTAAAACTACTAATGAGGAAATCCTAAATAGTGAAAAATTAAGTACAGTAATATTTAACAGAGAAAATAGAAAAATAAATAAAAATCTAAAGGGAGTTTGGGCAGCGTCAGTAATTAATTTAGACTTCCCTAAAACTACTTCTGCAGAAGATCAAAAAAGAGAAATTGATGAAATGATGGATAATATTAAAAAATGGGGATTGAATGCAGTTTTTTTCCATGTAAGACCATCTGCAGATGCACTATATGAATCTGAATTTGAACCTTGGTCTATATATTTAACTGGAGTTCAAAATAAATATCCTGGATATGATCCACTTGAATATGCTGTTAACTCTGCTCACAAAAGAGGAATTGAATTACATGCATGGATAAATCCATATAGAGCATCTATGACTACAGATTTAACACAACTTTCAGATAAAAGTATTGTTAAAAGAAAACCAGAATGGATATTTGAATATGAAGGAAAATACTATATGAATCCTGGAAATCCTGAAGTGGTTAATTATGTTTCTAATGCAATCGAAGAGATAGTTGAAAAATATGACATTGATGGATTACATTTAGATGACTATTTTTATCCATATCCATCAGCAACTGCAAAAATGGGAGATAATGTAGATCAAAAAGAATTTGATACTTATGGTAAAGGATATAATACTAGAGGAGAATGGAGACGTGATAATGTTAATAATATGATTAAGAATTTATCTGTTTCAGTACATAAAATAAAACCAAATTTATCATTTGGAGTAAGTCCATTTGGTATATGGAGAAATATAGATAATGATATGAGAGGATCTAAAACAAAAGGATTACAAAGTTATGATTCACTTTATGCTGATAGTTTAAAATGGATGAAAGAAGGATGGGTTGACTATATAGCACCTCAAATATATTGGAATATTGGTTTTGAAAAAGCAGACTATGAAGAATTAGTTAAATGGTGGGCAGAAAAATCAAAAGAAACTAATACTCCTTTATATGTTGGACATGGTATTTATAAATATTTAGAAAATAATCCATGGAAAGATCCAAATGAAGTAGAAAAACAATTAAAATTCAACGAAAATTTTGATGCTGTAAATGGTTCTATATTCTTTAGATACGGAACATTATTAGAAAATCCATCTAATATATTAAAGCAAATAGAGGATAATTTAAAATAA